The following are from one region of the Anomaloglossus baeobatrachus isolate aAnoBae1 chromosome 1, aAnoBae1.hap1, whole genome shotgun sequence genome:
- the LOC142303400 gene encoding uncharacterized protein LOC142303400: MAPRVDTEKLITAVETHPPLWDTRVDGYHDRLTVERHWNQVAEEVYPNNAWSRCSPAKRAKYVDLVKRRWRSARDQYRREYNPIPSSSSQGRKRRYIYYEQISFLAPILEVTQTEDNLDESDDEPTAGPSATATSASEQEPAREDIEIPETQQDAANESHEGGTESAQTNTQGSSTQQTTTPATQSTQTNVLPRFAPQPLRARRIRRPEEMRSLPEIIDTRIIHIMNTLIPETDAERFCRSLSTSLTKIPSDRQERANS, translated from the exons atggcaccacgggtggacacggagaaacttataacagctgtcgagactcacccaccattatgggatacacgtgtagatggttaccatgaccgactgacagttgagcgccattggaatcaagtagctgaggaagtgtaccccaataatgcatggtctagatgttctcctgcaaagcgtgctaaatatg ttgacttggtaaaaaggcgttggcgttcagcccgtgatcagtaccgaagggagtacaaccctataccatcctcatccagccaaggccgcaaacgcagatatatttattatgaacaaataagcttcctagcacccatcttagaagttacaca aacggaggataatcttgacgaatcagatgatgaaccaacagcaggtccctctgctacagccacctcagcatcagaacaagaacctgccagagaagacattgaaattcctgagactcaacaagatgcagcaaatgaatcacatgagggtgggacagagagtgcacaaaccaacacccaaggctcatcaacgcaacaaacaaccacaccagctacacaatcaacacaaacaaatgtacttccacgttttgcaccacaacctctacgtgcaagaagaatccgcagacctgaggaaatgagatccttaccggaaataattgacacacgcattattcacataatgaacactttaattccagaaacagatgccgagcgtttttgtcggtctttatctactagcttaaccaaaattccttcagataggcaggaacgt GCAAACTCATAA